ATTCAGGAAGTATTCAAAGAAGCTAAAATTAAAAACGTGCTTCACGTGGCACGTGATGGTGAAGAAGCAATGAAAATGTTACGTTTAAAGGATAAAAATCCCACCAGACTACCAGATCTCATATTGCTTGACCTGAACCTGCCTAAAAAGGATGGGAGGGACGTTTTAAAAGAAATAAAAAAGGATGATAGTTTAAAATGCATCCCAGTAGTGGTTTTAACCAATTCTACTAGGGATGAGGATCTGATTGAGACTTATAGAAACAATGCCAATTGTTACATTGCAAAACCTGGTAATCTGGACCAGTTAATCAAAGTGGTTCAGAATATTGGTGAGTTCTGGCTGAACATTGTGCGATTACCACCCCGATGATAATATAAGGATTATAATAATTGGATTAAAAATTAAATGGATTTAGAATAAATCGGATTATGAAATGCAGGGTTAGTGATCATTCAATGAATAAGATTGAAAATGAAATGATAAATCTTAAGTAATACTTCATTGATTAATTAGAATCATCAGGGCGATATCATGAAAAAAAAAGGACCTATCAATGTTCTTCTGGTGGAGGATAACCCCGGAGATGCGGTGATAATAAATGAAATGTTCAGAGAGATCCCACAGATTGAATTCAACGTTTTCCTTGCCAAACGTCTCTCTGAAGGACTGGAAGCAATCCATAAAGAAGATTTTCACATCGTTCTACTGGATCTGCAATTGCCGGATAGTCAGGGTATTGAAACCTTCAATCAAGTCCACCAACTGGCACCTGAAATACCAATAATTATACTCACTGGACTGGAAGATGAGGATTTTGCCCTGGATATTGTGGGTGAAGGTGCCCAGGATTATCTGGTTAAGGGACAAGTGGACCGGAAGTTACTGGCCAGATCTATAAAATACTCTATTGAACGAAAACACATTGAAGGTCGTTTAAGGGAAAGTGAAGAAAAATACAGGTTAATGGTGGAAAAAATTCATTCTGGAGTTTTTTTCGTGAATTCCAGAAATCAGTTAAGCTATGTTAATAAACAAATGGCTAAAATGTTAGGTTTCACAGTACCCGAGATGATTAATAAGGATATCTCCCAATTCACCAATCCCGAAGGGGATTCATGTTTCAAGAAACACTTGAAAAAGGTAAGTGAAGGGAAGGAATATCCTAAGAAAATAGCCAAAACCTATGAACTAGAATTTTTAAACAGAAATGGTTCCAGTCTCTGGGTTTTAGTATCCACAAACCCACTTTTTAAACCTAACGGAGAATACTTAGGTGCAATTTCTATTATGACCGATATAAGTTCACGTAAAGGTATTGAAAAATCCTTGATGGAAGCCATGATCGAAAAAGACAAGGATTTCTTCTTAATAATGGGAAACATGGTTGAAGCCATGAAACCATTAATTCACAAAGACCATATGACAAACCATGTAGTAGATGAATACGATGATAAATTTACCTGATTCTAATGAAATTTTTTTTGGTACTTTCAAACTTTCTATACTTATAAAGACAAATTTTTTATTCTAATCCATGAACTAAAACCCATCCCCATTAACCCTTCATAAAACCCATTAATGACCTTTTTAAACCCCATTAATGACCTATTTTTCATGAACTTAAAACCTGATCTATTTCGTGAATTAAACCTATTTCCATCCTATTACGTGGTGGTTATAATCTTAAATTTCCATATCTTCTTTTCATAGCTAACCGTGCCAGAGGATATAATAATCGCTGCATCCAGTTAAATCTATGAAAGGAACCAACATAAGCCAGTGGATCATTCTGACCATATATCCGATCCACGATCCAGGAGTAATTTCCAGATATTTCCCATAAAAATCTATTAACAATACTAGATTTCAGTTTTTTTCTAAATTGTTGTTCTGCCATCTCAGAGTAACCTTCATTGTGTATCAGGGCCTTTGCAGCTAGATAACCTGAAGTGATGGCATCCCTTATGCCAAATCCCCATAATAGGTCCTGAATTCCAGCAGCTTCACCTACATATAGCCTCCCATTCCTTTCGAAAGTATTCTGATTAGAAAAAGAACCCATACCACCAGAATGATGGATATTTGCCCATGTAAAATCAGTTAATTCCCTAAAGATTTTCAATGTATTTTGGAAGCAGTACTTAAGAAGATGGAAATCATGGAACAATACTGTAGAAATGGTTCCACAACCCCCATTAACTAAGAGATAGGAGTAACCCTTATAGGCTAAATGGTCATTAACCAGGGCCATAGCCATGTCATCCATATCTGTCTCGAAAACAGCACCCCTGGCTACCGCGAATTTCTCCCGGACAATTGGACCGGTAGCAATAATATCCGTACTCTCCCCAGGGATGGTCTCGCCAAAATTGATGTCAACACCCATATCCAGTGCCTGCTCCTTTAATCCATAATCCAAACTTCCCTCCTGAGGACCCCTTTTAACCAGGTAAAAAGCAGGTTTATCCAGTTGAAAATTCCAAAAACGATCCCCATTGGAAAGAGTGAAACTTTTAAAGGGCACATAATCGTAACCCTGATCAATATTCATCTTTTTAAAACTTTGATGAACATCTTCATTAACTGTCCAGTTTTCCAGTCCCTGGAAATCCCCATTAAATCGTTGCCCCACATCCTTATTCTTTTCATAGACTGAAATTTGAAACCCCTCCCTGGCAAGGTTAATTGCAGCCGATAATCCTGCAGGACCAGAACCCTGAATGGACACAATTCTCATACTAACATTTTTGTAATTAGTTTATGAAAAAATTTTTGTTGGGGGAAAAAAATTTGGAAATGAAAACTGAAATTATAATAAAATTCATGAATTTTAGTAATAATATTTACTCCCTTAAGATGGATAATTATGATTATTATGGTAAATTTAAATATTTACTCTGAAAAAATCAGTCCAGAAGCTAAAAGTTTATATTGTAAAACGGCAAACTATTGTCTTAGTCCCTTGGTGTAGTGGCAATCATGTGAGACTCTGGATCTTGCGACAGCGGTTCGACTCCGCTAGGGACTATTCTTTTTTATTCCTATCCCAAGGTAAAATATGTTAATCATTCCATTAGGAAAATTAAATAAGATTTTATCCTATAAAGCCATGTCTATTTCCCATAAACTCTGCCTTTAACCTTAAATCATTACTAACTTACATTTATACCCTAATAATTCGAAAAGTATTTGCATAAACAAAAGAAATTGTTTGCATAAATAAATCAGTTATACCGAAAAGTGTTGTTATCACACAAACATATAAAGGAAGAATTGAACAATTAAATTTATACACATCTAAAAATTTATGTTCAGATCTCTTTAATGATTCTATCAAATTTGTGATTTAGTATTCAGGAAATGGTTAGTATCAGATAAATGGATAAAATATGGAAGAATAAATATTTAGTAAATGGATAGTATCCTTTAAATGAAGTATGGATATTTAGATTTAAATCATGACTTTTTAATAAAGTCATACCCGGGGATTTCAATGAAGGGTGAAGATGTTTGCGATGTACAATGCATCCATGAAGATTCAGTAAAGGAAGTCAAGTCGCAAATGCTGGATGATGAGACCTTCCAAATGATTTCTGACAACTTCAAGATACTCAGTGACCCCACCCGCTTGAAAATACTCTACGCACTGATACTCAAAGAAATTTGTGTCTGTGACCTGGCTGCCATCTTGAAGATGAACGATTCAGCAGTCTCCCACCAACTCCGATTACTAAGAAATAAGAATCTGGTTAAATTCCGTAAAAAAGGGAAAATGGCCTATTATTCAATTTCGGACCAGCGGATAATGGAAATGATCCAAATGGAATCTGAACTGGTAGATTAAAAAAAAGCGAAAGACAATTTTTTTAAAGATATGAATTATCTGGATAATTGCAGAATAAATAGAGAGGATAATAAAAAAATTTGATAGTTACTAAATCAGGGAATATAATGGGCATTATGAGGGGATCAACGGGCTTGATAAACCCAGATTTTAAGAAAATGGGGATATTATGAATATTTGGAATGAAAGGGAATATTGGATAAATAATTTCCAGTTTAAAGAGGTAATTTAATGAAATGGGCTTTAGTTGTGCTGGCAGTTTTCCTGCTAATAGTAGGTTATGCATATGTTTCGACCATAAATGGTCCAATCACACCAGAAGGTAGACTAGCATTTGTAAAATTGGCCAACCCTGATATGTATCCCGGACACCTTCACTCCCAGATGCTGGCAAGATTTGCCAATGAAAGTGGGTCTAAATCTATTCTGGTGGTGCACTTTGCCGGGAGCTCTAACTACCGAAACTACAAGGAAGGGGATGTGGAGATTTTAGAACTGGCCTTCGTGGACACCCAGGGAACTGGAGCTGAAGGAGCTACCAACTACTGGGATTCACTACAAATAGCATTATACGGTGTTCCAGATGGCCGGTATCAGTACAAAACAGATGGGAAGGTGTTCAACAATCTGGACGATGCCCTGGACTACTTGTATGGAATTGCAGAGAAAAATGGGCAAGAGGGTCCCATACCCATGTACTGGCATGGAACTGCCCGTAAAGACAATCCCATGTTTGCTCAAGGATGCGGATTCCCCTTATTCTTTGATATTGTCCGGAAGCAATACGGTATTATACCTGCATTCGTATACACCTTTAAAGGAATGCTCTTACCATACTTCAAAGATCCCTATGCAAGCTTTGAACTGCAGCACGCATCCGAACTTCAAAACTACTACCAGGAAGGTATGATAAACTTCAAATAAAAAAAATAGGGACCCATGATTGAATATGGGTTAAAATAATTTATTATGATTTTCTAATTTTACCCCAAAACCCCTATTTTTCTCAACCCATATTTTTTTTATTGACTAATTAACCAGGTCCGCTAAATCAGTTATTATGCCTATAATATTATCATCCTTATTTAAACAATTAACTAAGCTCATAAATCATTAATTATTTTTTTAAACCTATTAACTAAGTCCAATAAATCATAATTTAGAATGTACATCAATTTTATCTCCTAACATTCGTTCATTTATCCCCTAATATTCGTTACCCAGCCCATTTTCAAGGTCTTCGAAAATAAAACGGGGCCGGCAACCGTATTTGTTTATGCAGGATAGTATCTGGTCTTCATCCACATCTGGGAAATTTTTTTGAATTATTTGCACAGTCTCTTCCGCAGAGTAAGAAATCCGAATGATTTCAAAGAAGAGGTTCATTAAAAAAACAAAGATTTCCGATAGGATGCTGAAATCAGTCAGTAGATCGTACTTAACACCCCTGATCTTGATCATAAAGGCCGTCTGAATCACCACGTTAACCTTCTCCAGATCCCCCCTGTGTTTCAAGTATTCTCGGAATACTTTGATATAGAAGGGGAATGCTTTTATCCCGTTATTTTCAGTCCAGAGGCTTAATCCAAATTTGTCTTTATCCAGAAATTCAGAGTCAAGGAGTTTGTCAGCCAGTAACACTGCATCGTATTCAGCTACCTTCTGATAGATCTCTTCATTAGTCTTAACACCCAGATCAACCCGCAGTGTCTGGAAAAATTCATGGAACACCTCTGAATAACTCATGTTCATGTTATCCAGAAATAGGGTTGGATCGTAAATATCTAGATCCAGTATCTTCAAAGCAGAATAAATATTGGCAGATTTACCAGTACCAGGAGTTCCAATAATGAGTACGAACCTTCCCTTTCGATTTTTCAAACTGCGGAACATACGATATATCTTCCGAAATGACCGGGTAAATACAAAGTCATTACTGTCCCCTTCTGACTGCACCCTATACTGTGCCATGTTATTATTTATGAGTTTATAATATAAATCCACTTACAATTGCCAGCTAGGATAATTGAATCCAGATATTAAAGTTAATCACAACTGTCTGGAAGAATTATTTTTTAAAAGCCTTTTTGATATGATAATGTGAGTTTTCAGGTGTTACTCCCTGTTACTAAAAAAAGGCCAAAAAAATAATAGTTTAACAGGTTCTGATAAATATAAACCATTCAGGTGCCTTTATATTTTTTGAACACAATTTATTTTATCAAACCAGGGCCTGCTAAAAAATAACTCATCATAATATATTCCATATAGTTTTTTGGTTAGAGTAAATCTGGAACCGGCGATAATTGACTGTTTATTATTATAATTAAGATCAGGGTGTCTGTTTTAAGTGAAATTTTGCATGGTGTAAATTTCTTTGATTTCGTTTTGGCCATTGGATATTAGTATTCCTAGTAAAAGTACATTTAGATATGCTTTTTTATAGACGGATCGTTTGGTATATGCGTGTATATGTCCTAAGCCTAAATTTTCTTTTAGGAATTCGAATACTTTCTCGATTTTCCATCTTGTTCGGCGTGAATCTTCCCATTTAGGAAGTAATTCGAATAATCGGTTTCGTAATTCCTGATATATTGTTCCGGATTTATTTTCATAGTTAAAATAATCTAACGGATTGATTATTTTGTCTTTTAACACTTCTAATGTTGGTTTTTTCCTTGGAAATACTAACGGAACGATTTTGTATTTGTTTATTCCGGTTAAGTAATTGCAGGCACTATAAAATCCTTTATCTGCAATTACTAATTGTCCTTTTCTGAGTAATCTTCTTCTTTTCAGTTCATACATAATTTTGTCAAATATTTTTGCGTCGTTTGGTGAACCTGGATAGATTAGTATTGCTAGGGGTCTTAATGTTTCGTGTTCTACTGCTATTGTCATCTGAAAGCCTGCATAATGGCCTTTAGAGGTAGAAAAGCCTCTTTTGTAGTCTTTATCAAGGCATGTTTGCTTTGAAATATACTTTCCATTAAACTTCAAATCAATGATTATCGCGGTTGAATCGAGTAAAATAGTTTTAAGACCTCGTATTTTTTTAAATTCTAGTTTGTTAAGTGTTTTTAATGCTAATTCTAGGTATTTTTGTTCATTTTTTCGTGAATAAACCTCTCTGATTTGTTTTAATGTTAATGGGTTGTTTATATTTAGGAATTTCCGGAGCTTTTCACGGTTTTCTACCTCAGAGTGAACATGTGATACTTCTAAATTAAAATATGATGCTAATAATATTATTTTTAGCATAGTTTGATATCGTTCTATGCTTTGTAGCTTGTTTCGAGCCAATTCTTGCTGAAAACTTCTACTATCGATAAGTTTAATTACTTTACCAAACAGAGTCCAAATAGGGTCTTTTGAATCGGGATTTAACGGGATATTCATTTTTATCAGCCAATAAAATATTATATCCCATTATTAATAAATATTCCGATTCTTAAGGCCTATTTTTAATATATAGTCAATATTCAATTGTACTTTTATCCGGGAAATCCAAATACTTGTTTGTGTTTGAAATCAAAGTCATAAAGTTGGTGAATTTTCACACTAGATCAGACACCCTGTTAAGATTAAAAAGGTTTTTTTTGAATGAGAGAAATATCTCCAGCAGACACCAACATTTGATGGGATAAGTATGGATTTTTGGATTTTTAAACAGGATTTATACAATAAAATAGAATATTATCTGAATTTATTTGTTAAAGGTACTATTAAATCTTTTTTTTGTACGGTTTTTTACAAAAATATATATTAACATATTAGGGATTCATATTCATGGATATTCATAAAGAGTTTGGAATTCTTGAATTTTAATTAAACAGATTTTCCAAATCACATTAAAATGGAACACCAAACATGAATGTTCATTGAAATTGGAATTCCAGAAAAATAATATTACCTTCAATAAGACCATTCACCATTTTAAGGATTCTGAATGGACTTATTGACAAAGGAGGAAGAAAAGTGATAAGTAGAGTTCTTAAAGACTTAGGTAGGATAGAAGGAGTGAATGGATCATTGGTAGTTGGAAAAGACGGTTTAATCATAGAAAGAGACGTTTCTTCCGATATTGACTCAGAACTGGTAGGTGCCATGTCTTCAGCTGTTTTTGGTACAGCAGAAAGATCATCCGAAGAAATGAAACATGATAAACTGCAACAGGTCATGATTGAAGGTAATAAAGGAAAAACACTCATGATAGATTCTGGAGAAGCAATTTTAGCGGTGATCACCGACACAAGTATAAATCTAGGATTAATACGATTGGAAATGAAACGAAGCTCAGACCGAATTATGGAATTACTTTAAGGAATGATGAATATGCCAGAATACACAAACTACGATGAATACTTGGAAAACATGGGATTAATACTCAAAGAAGGCGCCAGCATCCTATGTTTAAGCCCTGAATCAGACGCTACACGCCCCGGACCCTTCTGTGAAGAAAGAAAAACACTGGTTTCCGCTAATTCAGTGGGTGCTTTGAGATCAATAATCATTACTGGAAGTAAACAGTTTGGAATGGGAACCATTGGCTCCATACTCCGAATAGCAGGAGGGGAATTTTCAACCTTAAGAGCCGCTCAGATGATCGATGCTGGTAAAATTGAAAAGGGAGATATCCAGGGATGGTTAGACCTGGTTAAATTCGATTTCAAAAACTGGGGTTATGGTATATTAACCACTGAAAGTATTGAAGATGACAAAATCGTGGTTAGACTGGATGAAAGTATGAGTTCCGCAGGGATACCCAACCTGGGAAAAGCAGTATGTTACTATGAAGGAGGACGAATCACTGGAGGTCTCTCAGAGGTAACCGGAGAAAAATGGCAGTTTGTAGAAACAAACTGCTGGGGAATTGGAGACGACTTCTGCAAATTCGAAATAACCAAGATCTGAATTCATGAATAAAACTAATATCTGAATTCATGAAACATTCCAGAGAATTATTTATTAGTTGGATCTCTTTGGAAGGATGTTTAGATCAAAGAAATGTTTAGATCAAATAGGATGTTTAGATCAATCGATCAAACATTCTCATTTTTTTTATTTTCAACCCTACTTTTTTTCCATCAGCTTCTAATTATCTTCCGAAAAGTTTTAATAAAGTAGAAATTAAAGATACTAATTGGCTAAAGGAAGGATATTTTGTCTATTAAAAGACATAAAAGTTTTTAAAGGTTTTTAAGATTAAAATAAGATTTATCAATCCATTGAAGGTTGAAAATCTATAGTAAATTATCACTTTACAATAATGGTGTTTTGTATGGAAACTGTTAACATTCTCATTGAGGCTCTGCCTTACATTAAAAAATTCCACCAGAAAAAGATTATGATTAAGTATGGTGGCCATGCCATGATTGATTCGGCTGCAAAAAGCTCCACCGCACGGGACACCGTTCTCCTAAAATATGTGGGGATGAAACCAATAGTGGTCCACGGAGGGGGTCCTGAAATCTCCCGTTCCATGAATAAATTAGGGAAGGAACCAAAATTCATAGGAGGATTGCGAGTAACTGACCAGGAAACCATGGATATTGTGAAAATGGTCCTGGTAGGTAAGATCAACACGGAAATTGTGGCAAACATCGGACTCCACGGAGGTAAAGGGGTGGGACTCTCTGGTAAAGATAACCTGCTGCTTAAGGCCCGCAAGCGATCCCCACAATTAGTGGTCAACCAGGAAACTGGTGAAGAACAAACCGTGGATCTGGGACTCGTAGGGGAGATTGAATCCATCAACCCAGAAATCTTGGATGTTCTAACTGAAAACAATTACATACCAGTCATCAGCCCCATAGGAGTGGATGAAAGGGCAGAAACTCTAAATTTAAACGCAGATACAGTGGCTGGTGAAGTTGGTGGCAAAGTAGGAGCCGAGAAACTTATCATACTCACCGACGTGCCAGGCATACTGCGCGATCCATCTGATAAGGATAGTCTCATCAAAAAGGCCACCATCAGCGAAGTTAAGGAACTGATTGAAGATGGTACAGTCCGTGATGGTATGCTGCCCAAGGTCCTCACCTGCATCAGCGCCCTGGAAAAAGGAGTTAAGTCCGCCCACATAATCGATGGTCGGGTTAAGCACAGCATACTCCTGGAAATATTCACCAAAAAGGGTATTGGGACCATGATTACCAGATGAATATGATTACCAGATGAATATCCATTATTTTTTTCAATAATTTTTTTTCAAATTCTTATTCCCAGAATTATGAATGGATCCTTTAGCAAATTCAATTTACATTTACATAAAAAAGGAAATTTTCAGAATTAAGAGAAGAGAATTAAGAGAAGAATTTTAGATGTAAAAATTAATATTTTAAAATAAAAAATGATTAACGGTAAAATGGGACCTTAAAATAAAAAGATATATGGATAGATGGGTAATTTTAACTGTTAAGAGGGATTTATATGATTAAGATAGCTATAGTAACAGACGGAGCCTACGGTGAAAGGGCTTATGCAACCATAAAAGAAGAATTTGACTCTGAATACCTGGTTATGGATTCCCTTCAGTCCAGTTTCATGGATGAGATCGATCTTCCCCTAGAAACCATGGAACGTTTGGAAAAGGCAAACATCATCATAACCTATGTTTTACACCCTGATCTTACCCTGGACCTGGTGGATGCTCTGTATGATAAGGTGGATTGGATAATAGTAGGGGCCTGGAGAGGTGAAGGTTTCAAAAACCAGCTGGAAAGTTATGGGAATGTGAACTGTCCAGAAAACATGTGCGACCTCACTGAAAATGGTAACCCTGTTTTTGATGAATTTGTATCTAAATTCGGCAGACCAGTGGTACGGGTGAACTGCCAGGGCGATAAAGTGGTTGATGTGGAGGTTTTACGTTGCTCTCCCTGCGGTAGCACCCAATTCGTGGCTGAGGAAATGGTGGGTGAAAACACAGACACTATACCAATTAAAGCTGGTCTTAGAATACAACATTATCCTTGTCGTGCCCCTAAAATGAGACTTTTCGCTGATGATGAGTGTAAAAAGGAAATGGCTGCTAACTTCCATAAGGAAGCATTCCAGGAAGCACTGGATAAAAAGAAAGATATTAACCCTAAAAAATAATTTTAATTACCTGAAAAAAATTCAATTTATACAATAAATCAATATAACTTTAATACCTATTGTCGCGAAAAAAGTAATTGTGAGAAATATGTTAGAAGTAGCAATTATCGGAGCCAGTGGTTACACTGG
This DNA window, taken from Methanobacterium subterraneum, encodes the following:
- a CDS encoding P-loop NTPase family protein, with product MDLYYKLINNNMAQYRVQSEGDSNDFVFTRSFRKIYRMFRSLKNRKGRFVLIIGTPGTGKSANIYSALKILDLDIYDPTLFLDNMNMSYSEVFHEFFQTLRVDLGVKTNEEIYQKVAEYDAVLLADKLLDSEFLDKDKFGLSLWTENNGIKAFPFYIKVFREYLKHRGDLEKVNVVIQTAFMIKIRGVKYDLLTDFSILSEIFVFLMNLFFEIIRISYSAEETVQIIQKNFPDVDEDQILSCINKYGCRPRFIFEDLENGLGNEY
- a CDS encoding roadblock/LC7 domain-containing protein, producing the protein MISRVLKDLGRIEGVNGSLVVGKDGLIIERDVSSDIDSELVGAMSSAVFGTAERSSEEMKHDKLQQVMIEGNKGKTLMIDSGEAILAVITDTSINLGLIRLEMKRSSDRIMELL
- a CDS encoding NAD(P)/FAD-dependent oxidoreductase, translating into MRIVSIQGSGPAGLSAAINLAREGFQISVYEKNKDVGQRFNGDFQGLENWTVNEDVHQSFKKMNIDQGYDYVPFKSFTLSNGDRFWNFQLDKPAFYLVKRGPQEGSLDYGLKEQALDMGVDINFGETIPGESTDIIATGPIVREKFAVARGAVFETDMDDMAMALVNDHLAYKGYSYLLVNGGCGTISTVLFHDFHLLKYCFQNTLKIFRELTDFTWANIHHSGGMGSFSNQNTFERNGRLYVGEAAGIQDLLWGFGIRDAITSGYLAAKALIHNEGYSEMAEQQFRKKLKSSIVNRFLWEISGNYSWIVDRIYGQNDPLAYVGSFHRFNWMQRLLYPLARLAMKRRYGNLRL
- a CDS encoding V4R domain-containing protein, yielding MPEYTNYDEYLENMGLILKEGASILCLSPESDATRPGPFCEERKTLVSANSVGALRSIIITGSKQFGMGTIGSILRIAGGEFSTLRAAQMIDAGKIEKGDIQGWLDLVKFDFKNWGYGILTTESIEDDKIVVRLDESMSSAGIPNLGKAVCYYEGGRITGGLSEVTGEKWQFVETNCWGIGDDFCKFEITKI
- a CDS encoding DUF166 domain-containing protein, whose translation is MKIAIVTDGAYGERAYATIKEEFDSEYLVMDSLQSSFMDEIDLPLETMERLEKANIIITYVLHPDLTLDLVDALYDKVDWIIVGAWRGEGFKNQLESYGNVNCPENMCDLTENGNPVFDEFVSKFGRPVVRVNCQGDKVVDVEVLRCSPCGSTQFVAEEMVGENTDTIPIKAGLRIQHYPCRAPKMRLFADDECKKEMAANFHKEAFQEALDKKKDINPKK
- a CDS encoding transposase produces the protein MNIPLNPDSKDPIWTLFGKVIKLIDSRSFQQELARNKLQSIERYQTMLKIILLASYFNLEVSHVHSEVENREKLRKFLNINNPLTLKQIREVYSRKNEQKYLELALKTLNKLEFKKIRGLKTILLDSTAIIIDLKFNGKYISKQTCLDKDYKRGFSTSKGHYAGFQMTIAVEHETLRPLAILIYPGSPNDAKIFDKIMYELKRRRLLRKGQLVIADKGFYSACNYLTGINKYKIVPLVFPRKKPTLEVLKDKIINPLDYFNYENKSGTIYQELRNRLFELLPKWEDSRRTRWKIEKVFEFLKENLGLGHIHAYTKRSVYKKAYLNVLLLGILISNGQNEIKEIYTMQNFT
- a CDS encoding ArsR/SmtB family transcription factor — protein: MKGEDVCDVQCIHEDSVKEVKSQMLDDETFQMISDNFKILSDPTRLKILYALILKEICVCDLAAILKMNDSAVSHQLRLLRNKNLVKFRKKGKMAYYSISDQRIMEMIQMESELVD
- a CDS encoding PAS domain-containing response regulator, which encodes MKKKGPINVLLVEDNPGDAVIINEMFREIPQIEFNVFLAKRLSEGLEAIHKEDFHIVLLDLQLPDSQGIETFNQVHQLAPEIPIIILTGLEDEDFALDIVGEGAQDYLVKGQVDRKLLARSIKYSIERKHIEGRLRESEEKYRLMVEKIHSGVFFVNSRNQLSYVNKQMAKMLGFTVPEMINKDISQFTNPEGDSCFKKHLKKVSEGKEYPKKIAKTYELEFLNRNGSSLWVLVSTNPLFKPNGEYLGAISIMTDISSRKGIEKSLMEAMIEKDKDFFLIMGNMVEAMKPLIHKDHMTNHVVDEYDDKFT
- the argB gene encoding acetylglutamate kinase → METVNILIEALPYIKKFHQKKIMIKYGGHAMIDSAAKSSTARDTVLLKYVGMKPIVVHGGGPEISRSMNKLGKEPKFIGGLRVTDQETMDIVKMVLVGKINTEIVANIGLHGGKGVGLSGKDNLLLKARKRSPQLVVNQETGEEQTVDLGLVGEIESINPEILDVLTENNYIPVISPIGVDERAETLNLNADTVAGEVGGKVGAEKLIILTDVPGILRDPSDKDSLIKKATISEVKELIEDGTVRDGMLPKVLTCISALEKGVKSAHIIDGRVKHSILLEIFTKKGIGTMITR
- a CDS encoding response regulator, which encodes MKYKLITAVEVLLVEDNPGDVRLIQEVFKEAKIKNVLHVARDGEEAMKMLRLKDKNPTRLPDLILLDLNLPKKDGRDVLKEIKKDDSLKCIPVVVLTNSTRDEDLIETYRNNANCYIAKPGNLDQLIKVVQNIGEFWLNIVRLPPR